One window from the genome of Pantoea cypripedii encodes:
- a CDS encoding aryl-sulfate sulfotransferase yields MRYAARLSGGLLLAASFTASAIPSAIPTGVTWYDPARAWNGFVLFPGSDNQTHLIDMTGKEVHRWQYEGFPSWPVPLDRAGGQPGHLLVQLERQQKLAAEANPGNGLVNASVAEVDWNGKVQWHYGSQQQPVHQHHEIQRLPNGNTLVLGAALRQLPGYHYRVIDNSIEEVSPQGKKVWSWSVADHLDELGFSAAQLLMIRDSEDADFLHMNTAAPLGPNHWFDQGDQRFAPDNILFNSRNGNVAVIIDRHSGKVVWRIGPDYPALKLDTPLPRPLDQMIGEHDVHMIGPGLPGAGNLLIFDNQGNAGFPPTRQGFFSASRVIEVNPQTRQIVWEYTGEKSGLAISTFYSAYISNAQRLPNGNTLINEGQSGRLFQVTPQGQIVWEYVSPFYGKAMPRDHYVSNTVYRAYMVDYRWAPPGTPHSEQAVTADCTRYPALPGCPIYH; encoded by the coding sequence ATGCGATATGCGGCAAGGTTGTCTGGCGGCCTGTTACTGGCAGCCAGTTTTACCGCTTCGGCAATCCCGAGTGCCATACCCACTGGCGTGACCTGGTACGATCCCGCACGAGCCTGGAACGGTTTTGTTTTGTTTCCCGGCAGTGATAACCAAACCCATCTGATCGATATGACCGGTAAAGAGGTGCACCGCTGGCAATACGAGGGTTTTCCCAGCTGGCCGGTGCCGCTGGATCGGGCCGGTGGGCAACCCGGCCATCTGCTGGTGCAGCTGGAACGGCAGCAAAAGCTGGCGGCGGAGGCCAATCCTGGCAACGGGCTGGTGAATGCCAGCGTGGCGGAAGTGGATTGGAACGGCAAGGTGCAGTGGCACTACGGCAGCCAGCAGCAGCCGGTGCACCAGCATCATGAAATCCAGCGTCTGCCTAATGGTAACACCCTGGTGCTGGGTGCTGCGTTACGGCAGCTGCCGGGTTACCACTACCGGGTTATTGATAACAGCATTGAAGAGGTCTCGCCGCAGGGTAAAAAAGTGTGGAGCTGGTCGGTGGCCGATCATCTGGATGAACTGGGCTTTTCTGCGGCGCAACTATTGATGATCCGCGATAGCGAGGACGCCGATTTCCTGCATATGAATACCGCAGCACCGCTCGGCCCGAATCACTGGTTCGATCAGGGGGATCAACGGTTTGCCCCGGACAACATTCTGTTTAACTCGCGCAACGGCAATGTCGCGGTGATTATCGATCGCCACAGCGGCAAAGTGGTGTGGCGTATCGGGCCAGATTATCCGGCTCTGAAACTGGATACGCCGCTGCCACGCCCGCTCGATCAGATGATAGGCGAACACGATGTACATATGATCGGGCCGGGGCTGCCAGGTGCGGGTAATTTGCTGATTTTCGATAATCAGGGTAATGCCGGTTTTCCGCCCACCCGGCAGGGTTTTTTCTCTGCATCGCGCGTGATTGAGGTGAACCCGCAGACCAGGCAGATTGTCTGGGAATACACCGGTGAGAAATCCGGCCTGGCGATCTCCACCTTTTATAGCGCTTATATCAGTAATGCCCAGCGTCTGCCGAATGGCAACACGCTAATCAATGAAGGGCAGAGCGGACGGCTGTTTCAGGTGACGCCGCAGGGACAGATCGTCTGGGAGTATGTCAGCCCGTTTTATGGCAAAGCGATGCCGCGCGATCATTATGTGTCGAACACCGTTTATCGTGCCTATATGGTGGATTATCGCTGGGCACCACCAGGCACGCCGCATAGCGAGCAGGCAGTCACCGCTGATTGCACGCGTTATCCGGCATTGCCTGGGTGTCCGATCTATCACTAA
- the ghrA gene encoding glyoxylate/hydroxypyruvate reductase GhrA produces MEIIWYHPSIDPESWLSGLQQRLPQARVRYWQPGDNAPADYAVVRSPPVEMLSGRALKGVFGMGAGVDEILNQVQQHPQMLAADVPLFRLEDTGMALQMQEYATWCVLGWFRRFADYQHLQQQAQWQQLDGYTRENFTIGILGAGVLGRSVAQSLIQWGFPVRCWSRSAKSLAGIETFHGADQLAAFLDGTQVLIDLLPTTPETTHLIDKKLFSCLPQGAFFLNIARGAHVVEDDLLAALNSGQLAAATLDVFQTEPLPADHPLWSHPHVTITPHNAAMTLPQEAMDYIADAILKLEQGLPAPGLVDRQRGY; encoded by the coding sequence ATGGAGATCATCTGGTATCACCCGTCGATAGACCCCGAGAGCTGGCTCAGTGGGTTGCAACAGCGATTACCGCAGGCGCGGGTGCGCTACTGGCAACCAGGCGATAACGCCCCGGCGGATTATGCGGTGGTGCGTTCACCGCCGGTGGAAATGCTGAGCGGACGGGCCTTAAAAGGCGTATTCGGTATGGGGGCAGGCGTAGACGAAATCCTCAATCAGGTACAGCAGCATCCGCAGATGCTAGCGGCAGACGTCCCCTTGTTCCGGCTGGAAGATACCGGTATGGCGCTACAGATGCAGGAGTATGCCACCTGGTGTGTACTGGGCTGGTTCCGGCGCTTCGCTGACTATCAACACCTGCAACAGCAGGCGCAGTGGCAGCAGCTTGATGGTTACACGCGGGAAAATTTCACCATTGGTATCCTCGGCGCTGGCGTGCTGGGCCGCAGCGTGGCGCAGAGCCTGATCCAGTGGGGTTTTCCGGTACGTTGCTGGAGCCGCTCAGCGAAATCACTCGCAGGCATTGAAACCTTTCACGGTGCTGATCAGCTGGCAGCCTTTCTTGACGGCACTCAGGTGTTGATTGACCTGTTGCCGACCACCCCAGAAACCACCCACCTGATCGACAAAAAATTGTTTAGCTGTCTGCCGCAGGGGGCGTTCTTCCTCAATATCGCGCGTGGCGCACACGTCGTTGAAGACGATTTGCTGGCGGCGCTCAACAGCGGGCAACTGGCGGCCGCGACGCTGGATGTATTCCAGACCGAGCCATTACCGGCAGATCATCCGCTGTGGTCACATCCGCATGTCACAATTACGCCACATAATGCTGCGATGACGTTGCCGCAAGAGGCGATGGATTATATTGCAGATGCCATACTGAAGCTGGAGCAGGGGTTACCGGCTCCCGGTCTGGTTGATCGTCAGCGCGGTTATTAA
- a CDS encoding ABC transporter substrate-binding protein, protein MRMKSLVVAASLLVSALTPYVVQAADAPLKMHADLHAQLPEKIRSSKTLNLVTDAHYPPCESFAEDNKTMVGFEPDLWDALGQVLGVKVKPVSIDFAGLIPGVKSGRYDVAMECISDSDEREKQVSFVNYAYATSEVYTLASEKSITNDPLTLCGLKVGVQTGTDFEKAISEIYSPNCSKNGKPALQQVTLPSADAVLLGLYSGRVDFVLNDAASVDDIKKKAPHPIRTVQMPLMPKYYLGIVVAKENTQLADVLLKALNVLHETGTYDRIMEKWDLEAMKLDKPGINLTSTQPL, encoded by the coding sequence ATGAGAATGAAAAGTCTGGTTGTTGCTGCATCGCTGTTGGTTTCTGCCCTCACGCCATATGTTGTTCAGGCGGCTGACGCGCCGCTGAAAATGCATGCTGATCTGCATGCCCAGCTGCCGGAAAAAATCCGCAGCAGTAAAACCCTCAACCTGGTTACCGATGCCCATTACCCGCCGTGCGAATCCTTCGCCGAAGATAACAAAACCATGGTCGGTTTCGAGCCGGATCTGTGGGATGCACTCGGCCAGGTGCTGGGGGTTAAAGTCAAACCGGTGTCGATTGATTTCGCCGGGCTGATCCCTGGGGTGAAAAGTGGTCGCTACGATGTGGCGATGGAGTGCATCTCTGACAGTGACGAACGTGAAAAGCAGGTTTCATTTGTTAACTATGCCTACGCCACCAGCGAGGTGTACACCCTCGCCAGTGAGAAATCTATCACCAACGATCCGCTGACCCTGTGCGGCCTGAAAGTAGGCGTGCAGACCGGTACTGACTTCGAAAAGGCCATCAGCGAGATCTACAGCCCGAACTGCAGCAAAAACGGCAAACCGGCGCTCCAGCAGGTGACATTACCTTCTGCTGACGCGGTGCTGCTGGGCCTCTATTCGGGGCGTGTGGATTTCGTCCTCAATGATGCGGCCTCGGTGGATGATATTAAGAAAAAAGCGCCGCATCCGATCCGCACCGTGCAGATGCCGCTGATGCCGAAATACTACCTCGGCATCGTGGTGGCAAAAGAGAACACTCAACTGGCGGATGTGCTGCTGAAGGCGCTCAACGTGCTGCATGAAACCGGCACTTACGACAGGATCATGGAGAAGTGGGATCTGGAGGCAATGAAGCTGGATAAACCCGGCATCAACCTCACCAGCACGCAGCCATTATGA
- a CDS encoding phosphatase: MYPVDLHMHTVASTHAYSTLHDYVVQAKQNGLKLFAITDHGPDMADAPHYWHFVNMRIWPRVIDGVGVLRGIEANIKNQQGEIDCSGPMLDALDLIVAGFHEPVYAPRDKAHHTEAMIAAMAGGLVHIISHPGNPKFPVDIRAIAEAAAHYDVALEINNSSFTHSRPGSEPNCRAIAEAVRDAGGRLAFGSDSHTAFTLGHFEHCLRITREVDFPEDRVLNVTPRRLLDFLEQRTGKHIAELADF, translated from the coding sequence ATGTATCCCGTCGATTTACATATGCATACCGTTGCCAGTACCCATGCCTACAGCACGCTGCATGACTATGTGGTGCAGGCGAAACAAAACGGTCTGAAGCTGTTCGCGATTACCGATCACGGTCCGGATATGGCCGATGCGCCACATTACTGGCACTTCGTCAACATGCGCATCTGGCCGCGCGTGATTGATGGTGTCGGCGTGCTGCGTGGCATTGAAGCCAATATCAAAAATCAGCAGGGCGAGATCGACTGTAGCGGCCCGATGCTGGATGCGCTGGATTTGATCGTAGCCGGTTTTCATGAGCCGGTGTATGCCCCGCGTGATAAAGCCCACCATACCGAAGCGATGATCGCCGCCATGGCCGGTGGCCTGGTGCATATCATCAGCCATCCGGGGAATCCTAAGTTTCCGGTAGATATCCGCGCCATCGCCGAAGCGGCCGCGCATTATGATGTGGCGCTGGAGATCAACAACTCGTCATTCACCCATTCGCGTCCGGGCAGTGAGCCCAACTGTCGCGCCATCGCTGAAGCGGTGCGTGATGCCGGTGGCCGTCTGGCGTTTGGCTCCGATTCCCATACCGCCTTCACCCTCGGTCATTTCGAGCATTGCCTGCGCATCACGCGGGAAGTGGATTTTCCCGAAGATCGCGTGTTAAATGTCACGCCGCGCCGCCTGCTCGATTTTCTTGAGCAGCGCACCGGCAAGCACATTGCCGAACTGGCGGATTTTTAA
- a CDS encoding class I SAM-dependent methyltransferase, producing MLASALTLMRAKANFVHQFIRNPRKMGSITPSSATLCRTMTDAVNWDHSLRIAELGAGDGVLTRQILDRMSPQAQLDVFEISPELVKTLRTFPDDRMQVRACSAEYLSGEYDAIFSGLPLLSLPPTTREAILHAVHDALGPRGVFVQFQYTSLTQPSLSRYFTWQRQRVLKNVPPAWVYRCTRHYAP from the coding sequence ATGTTGGCTTCAGCCCTGACGTTAATGCGCGCCAAAGCAAACTTTGTTCATCAGTTCATTCGCAACCCCCGCAAGATGGGAAGTATTACCCCCTCCTCCGCCACGCTGTGTCGCACCATGACGGATGCCGTGAACTGGGACCACAGCCTGCGTATTGCTGAGCTGGGAGCAGGAGATGGCGTACTGACGCGGCAGATTCTGGACCGCATGTCACCGCAGGCCCAACTGGATGTGTTTGAGATCAGCCCGGAGCTGGTGAAGACGCTGCGTACCTTCCCGGATGACCGTATGCAGGTACGCGCCTGTTCAGCGGAATATTTGTCCGGAGAATATGATGCCATCTTCTCCGGTCTGCCTTTGCTGTCGCTGCCGCCGACCACGCGCGAAGCGATTCTGCACGCGGTGCATGATGCGCTGGGTCCACGTGGCGTGTTTGTGCAGTTTCAGTACACCTCGCTCACGCAGCCCAGCCTGTCACGCTATTTCACCTGGCAGCGTCAGCGGGTGCTGAAAAATGTGCCCCCCGCCTGGGTTTATCGCTGCACCCGTCACTACGCGCCCTGA
- the exaC gene encoding acetaldehyde dehydrogenase ExaC codes for MRYAAPGEQGSLITLQQRYGNFINGEFVAPVNGNYFVNTSPINTSPIGEFPRSDRDDVDNAVAAAHAAADAWGKTSPQARSLVLLKIADRLEENLEYLAVNETWDNGKPVRETLAADMPLAVDHFRYFAGCVRAQEGTAAEIDEFTASYHFHEPLGVVGQIIPWNFPLLMAAWKLAPALGAGNCVVLKPAEQTPLSITLFMELIKDLVPPGVINVVHGYGKEAGEALASHPGIAKIAFTGSTATGGHILELAAKSLIPSTVELGGKSPNIFFEDIMQAEESFIEKAAEGVVLGFLNQGEVCTCPSRALVQESIFEPFMAAVMKRIKTIKRGNPLDTETMIGAQASQQQFDKILSYLEIAQQEGAQVLHGGGIESVGEEFASGYYIQPTLLKGSNSMRVFQEEIFGPVVGVLTFKDEAEAIALANDSMYGLGAGVWTRDINRAYRMGRAIKAGRVWTNCYHLYPAHAAFGGYKKSGIGRETHKMMLDHYQQTKNLLVSYSTQPLGFF; via the coding sequence ATGCGTTATGCCGCTCCTGGAGAACAAGGTTCTCTGATTACACTACAACAGCGTTATGGCAACTTTATCAACGGTGAGTTTGTCGCACCGGTTAACGGTAATTACTTCGTCAACACCTCGCCGATCAATACCTCACCCATTGGTGAGTTCCCGCGCTCAGACCGCGATGATGTCGATAATGCTGTCGCTGCCGCGCATGCGGCTGCGGATGCCTGGGGTAAAACGTCGCCGCAGGCTCGTTCATTGGTACTGCTGAAAATCGCCGACCGCCTGGAGGAAAATCTCGAATACCTGGCTGTGAATGAAACCTGGGATAATGGCAAACCGGTGCGCGAAACCCTCGCTGCCGATATGCCACTGGCAGTGGATCACTTCCGCTATTTCGCCGGTTGCGTGCGCGCCCAGGAAGGTACGGCGGCAGAAATCGATGAATTCACCGCGTCTTACCACTTCCATGAACCGCTGGGCGTGGTGGGGCAGATTATCCCGTGGAATTTCCCGTTGCTGATGGCGGCGTGGAAACTGGCACCGGCGCTGGGAGCCGGTAACTGCGTGGTGCTGAAACCGGCGGAACAGACGCCGCTATCCATCACCCTGTTTATGGAGCTGATTAAAGACCTGGTGCCGCCCGGTGTGATCAACGTGGTGCATGGCTACGGTAAAGAAGCCGGTGAAGCGCTGGCCTCGCATCCCGGCATCGCCAAAATTGCCTTTACCGGATCGACGGCCACCGGTGGCCATATCCTCGAACTGGCGGCGAAAAGCCTGATTCCTTCGACTGTCGAGCTGGGCGGTAAATCCCCGAATATCTTCTTCGAAGACATTATGCAGGCGGAGGAGAGCTTCATTGAGAAAGCGGCAGAAGGGGTGGTGCTGGGCTTCCTGAATCAGGGCGAAGTCTGTACCTGCCCGTCACGCGCGCTGGTACAGGAGTCGATCTTCGAACCCTTTATGGCGGCGGTGATGAAACGCATCAAAACCATTAAACGGGGCAACCCGCTGGATACCGAAACGATGATCGGTGCTCAGGCCTCACAGCAGCAGTTTGATAAAATCCTCTCCTATCTGGAGATTGCCCAGCAGGAAGGGGCGCAGGTGCTGCATGGCGGCGGCATTGAAAGCGTGGGTGAAGAGTTTGCCAGCGGCTACTACATCCAGCCGACGCTGCTGAAAGGCAGCAACAGTATGCGCGTGTTCCAGGAGGAAATCTTTGGGCCAGTGGTGGGCGTGCTGACTTTTAAAGATGAAGCGGAAGCCATCGCCCTCGCCAATGATTCGATGTACGGACTGGGGGCCGGTGTCTGGACGCGTGATATCAACCGTGCTTACCGCATGGGCCGTGCGATTAAAGCCGGGCGTGTGTGGACCAATTGCTACCATCTCTATCCGGCGCACGCCGCGTTTGGCGGTTACAAAAAATCCGGTATTGGCCGCGAAACCCACAAAATGATGCTCGATCATTATCAGCAAACCAAAAACCTGCTGGTGAGCTACAGCACCCAGCCACTCGGCTTCTTCTGA
- a CDS encoding DMT family transporter codes for MAVRHFFVVLMVVSIWAFNNIAIKWGLLELPPLFLTWMRFVVVAIVLIPFCRITREQLPWLLALAFTFGFMHFSLLFVGMRYTDAGTGAIVVQLGTPIAMLLAMVILKEKLRLVQLIGIAISLSGVVVLSGSPTIPAWWVLCILLCSATGWAVSNMIVKKSPPIKPLTLTGWISFLAVPIVGVASWLTESQQFYSLSHAGWRGWFGILYSALASSIVAYTLWYALLKKYNVNLIMPYSLLTPVLAVLMGIAILGDSLNSFKILGASLVVLGTAIAVINLRNLRMHARFPRLRRR; via the coding sequence GTGGCGGTGCGGCATTTTTTTGTGGTTCTGATGGTGGTTTCCATCTGGGCCTTCAATAACATAGCGATAAAGTGGGGATTGCTGGAGCTTCCGCCACTGTTCCTGACCTGGATGCGCTTTGTGGTGGTGGCGATTGTACTGATCCCCTTCTGCCGCATCACCCGTGAGCAATTGCCGTGGTTGCTGGCGCTGGCCTTCACCTTCGGTTTTATGCACTTCTCGCTGTTGTTTGTCGGTATGCGTTATACCGACGCCGGGACCGGCGCGATTGTGGTGCAGCTCGGCACCCCGATTGCCATGCTGCTGGCGATGGTGATACTGAAAGAGAAACTCCGCCTGGTGCAGCTGATTGGCATCGCGATTTCCCTGAGCGGTGTGGTGGTGCTGTCCGGCAGCCCGACGATTCCGGCCTGGTGGGTACTTTGTATCCTGCTGTGCAGCGCCACCGGCTGGGCGGTAAGCAATATGATCGTGAAAAAATCCCCGCCGATTAAGCCACTGACCCTGACCGGATGGATTTCGTTTCTGGCAGTGCCGATTGTCGGCGTGGCGTCATGGCTCACTGAATCACAACAATTTTATTCGTTGAGCCATGCTGGCTGGCGTGGCTGGTTTGGCATTCTTTACAGCGCACTCGCCTCGTCTATCGTCGCCTATACCCTGTGGTACGCGCTGCTGAAAAAGTACAACGTCAATCTGATCATGCCCTACTCGCTGCTGACCCCGGTGCTGGCGGTGCTGATGGGGATTGCTATTCTGGGCGATAGCCTGAACAGTTTTAAGATCCTGGGTGCATCTCTGGTGGTACTGGGTACGGCAATTGCAGTGATTAACCTGCGTAATCTGCGCATGCACGCGCGTTTTCCGCGTCTGCGCCGTCGCTGA
- a CDS encoding TorD/DmsD family molecular chaperone, giving the protein MNEFSILCRVIGSLFNRQPQDPLLVPLFTLLREGKLQAQWPLEQDELLTRLQQNSDPQALAADYNALFVGSDCSVPPYASQWPNGPTEAEVRAFLSSRGMPLGEAPADHFGQLLLAASWLEDQSAEDESAAQLALFDDYLLPWCGAFLGKVEAHASTAFYRTLAMLSREAIQAMRDELAESEDDAE; this is encoded by the coding sequence ATGAATGAGTTTTCCATTCTTTGCCGCGTCATCGGCTCGCTGTTCAATCGTCAGCCGCAGGACCCGCTGCTGGTGCCGCTTTTCACCTTGTTACGTGAAGGCAAATTACAGGCGCAGTGGCCGCTGGAGCAGGATGAACTGCTGACCCGGCTGCAACAGAACAGCGATCCGCAGGCGCTGGCGGCCGATTACAATGCCTTATTCGTCGGCAGCGATTGCAGCGTGCCGCCTTATGCGTCGCAGTGGCCGAACGGGCCAACCGAAGCTGAAGTGCGTGCGTTTCTTAGCTCGCGCGGGATGCCACTCGGTGAAGCCCCTGCCGATCATTTCGGTCAGCTGCTGCTGGCGGCTTCCTGGCTGGAAGACCAGTCGGCGGAAGATGAATCTGCCGCACAACTGGCGTTGTTTGATGATTACCTGCTGCCATGGTGCGGTGCGTTCCTTGGCAAAGTGGAAGCGCATGCCAGCACCGCGTTCTACCGCACGCTGGCGATGCTGAGCCGCGAAGCTATTCAGGCGATGCGCGATGAGCTGGCGGAAAGCGAAGACGACGCCGAGTAA
- a CDS encoding CoA transferase, translating into MDYSLAAALWQQMWQGLRGADDTAPPLVFSQPDTFRSRYAVSELAATSIGLATQALSDLLGRPAPVSVNVRLASRWFQHSFIPLNRPAAALWDPFAGDYATADGWIRLHTNAPHHRQAMESVLGVHADRAALAAEVMAWSAGTLEQAVVDAGGCAAAMRSVQQWQQHPQGIAVSQEPLFAQQPIAGGTIPDWPLSAARPLYGIRVLDLTRIIAGPVATRFLASLGARVLRIDPPDWQEPTLEEEITSGKRCARLDLKSRNGLAQLRSLLAQADVLVHGYRADALEKLGLDTATRQQLSPGLVDVSLNAWGWSGPWRNRRGFDSLVQMACGIAHQGMQWSGSATPTPLPVQALDHATGYMLAAAVLEGLRQRRNNGSGWQARLSLARTALLLQQHGFAPGNEQTGIASQSDDVLPTLEITHWGIGARLRAASYLPGTPQLWATPGVPLGSSSAHW; encoded by the coding sequence ATGGATTATTCACTCGCTGCCGCACTCTGGCAGCAGATGTGGCAGGGATTACGCGGCGCAGACGACACCGCTCCCCCGCTGGTCTTTTCCCAACCCGATACCTTTCGTTCCCGCTACGCTGTCAGTGAACTGGCCGCCACCAGCATCGGCCTGGCGACCCAGGCGCTGAGCGATTTACTGGGCCGTCCGGCACCGGTAAGTGTGAATGTGCGACTGGCCTCGCGCTGGTTCCAGCATAGCTTTATCCCCCTGAATCGCCCGGCCGCTGCGCTGTGGGACCCGTTTGCCGGTGACTATGCCACCGCTGATGGCTGGATCCGCCTGCATACCAACGCGCCACATCATCGGCAGGCGATGGAAAGCGTGCTCGGCGTTCATGCGGATCGCGCCGCGCTGGCGGCGGAAGTCATGGCGTGGTCAGCCGGGACACTGGAGCAAGCGGTGGTGGATGCGGGCGGGTGCGCCGCCGCAATGCGCAGCGTGCAGCAGTGGCAACAACATCCGCAGGGGATTGCCGTCAGCCAGGAACCGTTGTTCGCCCAGCAACCCATCGCGGGCGGGACAATCCCCGACTGGCCGCTGAGCGCAGCACGTCCGTTGTACGGCATCCGCGTGCTGGATCTGACGCGCATCATTGCTGGCCCGGTCGCCACCCGTTTTCTCGCCAGCCTCGGTGCCAGGGTGCTGCGTATCGATCCCCCCGACTGGCAGGAACCGACGCTGGAAGAGGAGATCACCAGCGGCAAACGCTGCGCCCGGCTGGACCTGAAAAGCCGTAACGGGCTGGCACAGCTACGCAGCCTGCTGGCCCAGGCCGATGTGCTGGTGCATGGCTATCGCGCTGATGCGCTGGAGAAACTGGGGCTGGATACCGCCACACGCCAGCAGCTATCACCGGGACTGGTGGATGTCAGCCTGAATGCCTGGGGATGGAGCGGTCCGTGGCGCAATCGACGCGGTTTCGACAGCCTGGTACAGATGGCCTGCGGCATTGCGCATCAGGGGATGCAGTGGAGCGGTAGCGCGACACCCACGCCCTTACCGGTGCAGGCGCTGGATCACGCCACCGGTTATATGCTGGCGGCCGCAGTACTGGAAGGGTTACGCCAGCGGCGTAACAACGGCAGCGGCTGGCAGGCACGTTTGTCGCTGGCGCGCACTGCGCTGCTGTTGCAGCAACACGGTTTTGCGCCAGGCAATGAGCAGACCGGCATCGCCTCTCAATCCGATGATGTCCTGCCCACGCTGGAAATTACCCACTGGGGCATTGGCGCAAGGCTGCGTGCCGCGTCATACCTGCCAGGCACGCCACAGCTGTGGGCGACACCGGGCGTGCCTCTCGGCAGCAGCAGCGCCCACTGGTAA
- a CDS encoding glutamine amidotransferase: protein MTQTRALPLALIQLEVPPPAVVAQIGEQPAWFIDALALQPADYVIVRPHLGDALPVFDSISGAILSGSWAMVTDHAEWSERTAAWIRAALEAELPLLGVCYGHQLMAYALGGKVADNPNGWERGLKALTRHPQAENDPWLAALPEDFEAWLSHRQSVITPPAQAQVLASSAQDGCQILRYSAQALSVQFHPEFSRNIMLACLPEGESDDGSELAGEDWARELLRSFWQQTRPQPRVQAQGA, encoded by the coding sequence ATGACACAGACCCGCGCTTTACCCCTTGCCTTAATTCAGCTTGAAGTCCCGCCACCGGCCGTTGTGGCGCAAATTGGTGAACAACCCGCCTGGTTTATTGATGCGCTGGCATTGCAGCCTGCTGATTACGTGATTGTGCGTCCGCACCTTGGCGATGCGCTGCCCGTATTTGACAGCATCAGTGGGGCGATCCTCAGTGGTTCCTGGGCGATGGTCACCGATCATGCCGAATGGAGTGAACGCACCGCCGCCTGGATTCGCGCCGCGCTGGAAGCGGAACTGCCGCTGCTTGGCGTCTGCTACGGGCATCAGCTGATGGCCTATGCGCTGGGCGGTAAAGTGGCCGATAACCCCAATGGCTGGGAGCGGGGACTCAAAGCGCTGACGCGCCACCCGCAGGCGGAAAACGATCCGTGGCTGGCTGCGCTGCCGGAGGATTTCGAGGCCTGGTTGTCGCATCGCCAGTCGGTGATCACCCCTCCGGCGCAGGCGCAGGTGCTGGCGTCCTCTGCACAGGATGGTTGTCAGATTTTGCGTTATTCCGCTCAGGCGTTATCGGTACAATTCCACCCGGAATTCAGTCGCAACATTATGCTCGCTTGTCTGCCAGAGGGTGAGTCTGATGACGGCAGTGAACTGGCGGGGGAAGATTGGGCGCGGGAACTGCTGCGCAGCTTCTGGCAACAAACGCGGCCTCAGCCGCGCGTGCAGGCTCAGGGCGCGTAG